Proteins co-encoded in one Juglans regia cultivar Chandler chromosome 16, Walnut 2.0, whole genome shotgun sequence genomic window:
- the LOC109009233 gene encoding F-box/kelch-repeat protein SKIP11-like, producing the protein MLEGRCLLSRAFSSSKVKWSYVSLSLDIKNGKRPLEIDGEDERECKQRKFREPLDYRGTRAGMAGFSRGLEQSDDRTAGGGGNSSDSDSDSLINPIGRDNSISSLIRCSRSDYGSIASLNRSFRSLIRSGELYKLRRLDGVIEPWIYLSCHLLEWEAFDPICGRWMHLPRMTSNDCFMCSDKESLAVGTELLVFGQGVTSHVIYRYSILTNSWSSGMRMNAPRCLFGSASLGEIAILAGGCDSQANILDSAELYNSETQTWETLPSMNKPRKMCSGVFMDKKFYVIGGIGGNDSKVLTCGEEYNLETKTWREIPNMSPGRSGAARENEMPATAEAPPLVAVVNNELYAAHYADMAVRKYDKERQEWFTVGRLPERAVSMNGWGLAFRACGDRLVVIGGPRNSGEGYIELNSWVPSEGPPQWNLLARKLLGNFVYNCAVMGC; encoded by the coding sequence ATGTTGGAGGGCCGGTGCCTGCTTTCGAGGGCGTTTTCGAGCTCAAAAGTGAAGTGGTCTTACGTGAGCTTAAGCCTCGATATCAAGAACGGGAAGCGCCCACTGGAAATTGACGGTGAAGATGAACGCGAATGTAAACAGAGGAAATTTCGCGAGCCATTGGATTATCGCGGGACAAGAGCCGGAATGGCTGGATTCTCACGCGGGCTAGAGCAATCCGATGACCGGACTGCAGGAGGAGGAGGGAATTCTTCGGATTCGGATTCGGATTCCCTTATCAATCCTATTGGTCGAGACAACTCGATCAGCAGCCTCATTCGTTGTTCCAGGTCTGATTATGGCTCCATCGCCTCTTTGAACCGGAGTTTCCGTTCCTTGATTCGGAGTGGCGAGCTGTATAAGCTTCGGCGCCTGGATGGCGTGATCGAACCTTGGATTTATTTGTCGTGCCACCTCCTTGAATGGGAAGCATTTGATCCGATTTGTGGACGGTGGATGCATTTACCGAGAATGACCTCCAATGACTGCTTCATGTGTTCGGATAAGGAATCATTGGCCGTGGGCACTGAGCTTCTTGTATTTGGTCAGGGGGTGACGTCCCATGTCATCTATAGATATAGTATTTTGACAAATTCCTGGTCTTCCGGGATGAGAATGAATGCTCCCAGATGCTTATTTGGGTCTGCCAGCCTTGGGGAGATCGCAATTTTAGCAGGCGGTTGTGATTCACAAGCAAATATTTTGGATTCTGCGGAGCTATATAATTCCGAGACTCAAACATGGGAGACACTCCCGAGCATGAATAAACCAAGGAAGATGTGCTCTGGGGTATTCATGGATAAAAAGTTCTATGTTATTGGGGGAATAGGGGGAAACGATTCAAAGGTTCTAACATGTGGAGAGGAGTATAATTTAGAGACCAAGACTTGGAGAGAGATTCCTAACATGTCCCCCGGAAGGAGTGGTGCAGCCAGGGAGAATGAGATGCCTGCTACTGCTGAGGCACCCCCTCTAGTTGCAGTGGTGAATAATGAATTGTATGCGGCTCATTATGCTGACATGGCGGTGAGGAAGTACGACAAAGAAAGACAAGAGTGGTTTACAGTGGGGAGATTGCCTGAACGGGCAGTCTCAATGAATGGTTGGGGTCTTGCATTCAGGGCTTGTGGGGATAGGCTTGTAGTAATTGGTGGACCTCGGAATTCGGGTGAAGGCTATATAGAGCTCAACTCCTGGGTTCCGAGTGAAGGCCCTCCGCAGTGGAACTTGCTTGCCAGAAAGCTATTGGGTAATTTTGTGTATAACTGTGCTGTGATGGGATGCTGA